The Desulfobulbaceae bacterium genomic sequence TGAGGATCCCATACTCTGGATTCTCCGAATTTACCGGGTAAGGATTTCGAATGGTACTCGACCATTTCCGGTTTAGCGGGATAGCAAAAATTACCGGGTTTAAACACCGCTGGCACATCCCACCAGTCCTTGCTCGGAACCGCTCCCGTCATCAGGGATGGTTCGCGAGCGACACTAACTCCTAGTTCACCTACTTTCATATTTGCCATTGTTAATATCCTTACGTGCTGGTGTTTCCTTAATGCCTCTGCCTCTGCTTACGCCTCTTCAGCGGCAGGAGTCTCTGCCGGCAACTCTTTATCAACCGGAATACCGGCGTCCACCATAAACTCCCTGTACTCATCTTCATAAGAGGCATAGGAATGAGGTTTCAAATTCGGGTCATTCCAAGGGTTAATATGACGAACCATCCTGCTGTTATTCGCAAGATTTCTGGTCGGGCTCATGAATACGCCACCCAGGTGCATTAACTTACTGAAAGGAAAATAGACCAGCAAAGTGCTGACCAGGAAAATATGGATATAGAACATCATCCCCAAGTCACCGGCAATAACAGGTTTAAATGTTGCCAGGCCGACCGCCAGAGTCTTAATATTGACGACATCCACCCGAGTGACATAACGCATCAGCATCCCGGTCACGGCGATGGCGAAGATCAAGAAGAGGGGGAAATAGTCGGCAGGAAGCGAGATGTAACGAACATTGGTCAAGAGTATCCGCCGCAGGAAAAGGAGCGCGATAGCGCCAATAATGACCAGATCTGATTGATAGATATGAGGAGCGCCAATCTGCAGAAAACCATCGGCAAACTCAAGAATATTGACGAAAAATGGAATTGGATCAGCAAAAAGACGCAAGTGGCGAACCAATATTACCAAAAACGAGTAGTGAAAAAGCAAGGCAAAAAGCCACAAGTACTTACTTGAACCATAGCGGAGCTTAGGTCCATCGTAGACATCAGCCTGGGTGTTACGGAACAGCGAGCGGAACAGAAAAATTTCAAGTACCATCCTGCCGATCACACCAGGTGTTGTCGATGGACAATCAAGCATATCCTGCTTGATCCAAGGCAATGAGTTTGCCTGACCACAGGTGGTTGGGATGCGAAAAGGCACAGGTGATTTGGCCCAACCCACAACCTTGTTAATGAACCCGCCGATAAAAATCAGCAGGGCGAGGTAGGGGAAGACAATGCCAAACAATGCCTCCATACCAATTGAAGAACCTACTGCGGCAATGACGATTAGACCAAGGACGGCGACGAAGGGATACAGGATTTTCATTTACTTACGACCTCGCTTCATGTTGAGTGACAAGCTAACAATCCCGGATAACTTTCAGCTCAATTTTCTCTTCTTGATTATTGCCCATCATGTTCGAGGGGCAACGGGCCCCCGCCATGACATGATTCCCATTTTTATACTCATTAGCCTTGACCTCGAAGAGCCGCTCACGGTCTTCCATATAAAGGTCAAAGATTTTGAGTGCCAGCGCATCAATCCGCGCCTCCAACTCGAACCACTGAGTGCTCGCCGCAAGAAGTGTCTCCTTCCCCAACTGAGCTATCAGAATTGACTTTAGCTGATAAACAAAACTTACAGCAGCCGAAGGTGTAAAGACCTGAACTGACCTCAGCTTAATAAACTGCCTCAACTCCGCTGGCATTTCCTGACCAGACTTCACCCCAATCAACTGATCAAACACCTTGGTCAGCCCGGACTTAGCAGCAAACCCCAATGGATTGGCAAAACGGTCCTTCTCTCTCATGAAAAAACTCGCCCCATCGGCTGAGTAACTCGCCAGTACCAACTCAATCCACTTCTGGATAATGTCAGATTTTTTTTGGGCTAGAATTTCGTTGAAGTCCATATCGGTAATTCTACCTTTTTTGAATCAAATCAGTTAATAAGAACTTCAGAGTGAACGCTCATTCAGAAAAGTTTAAACACGGTTATCACGTTTTTTTCTTTTTTTCAATAGAAAAATACGCTGCTTTTATCCTGAATGAAAAATGATACTGTGTAGGGGGAAGAAGAAAAGAAGAGACGGAAAAGGTTAGCGGTAAGCGGGGAATGGATGCTTACCGCCCTACAGCGGGGGTTTTCATAGTATTAAAGCATCGGCTCACGCTCCATCCTCCAAACAAAACGCGGCCTTCTCCAAGAAAAACTGACCTGAATATTTCTGACAAAATAAACCGCAAAGCTGACCAACAAAGCGACGATAGAGACGATGGCCATCAAACCGTAAAAATGGTCAACTCCAAGTCCATCCGTAACATACCCCCCAACAGAGGTAGCAATTGAACCAATTCCGAACAGCAGGAAGAAATTAATGCCAAACCCCATACCATGAGACGACTTCCTGGTGTACTTGGCGATCAAATAGTTCTGACACGGCTGCCATGCATAATAAATCAGACTAAAGAAGCAGCACATAATGATCAGTTTGTAATCAGAGTAACGACTGATTAAATAAAAGATTGGCGCTACTAAGGCAAAAACCAGTGCCGGGAAAAACTCAGGCTTCTTGATCTTATCATTGATATACCCGCCAAACCATGCGCCGATCAGGCCAAAAGACAATACCCCTGTGGTCAGATATCCAGCCATTACCACCGGAAAATCAT encodes the following:
- a CDS encoding menaquinol oxidoreductase produces the protein MKILYPFVAVLGLIVIAAVGSSIGMEALFGIVFPYLALLIFIGGFINKVVGWAKSPVPFRIPTTCGQANSLPWIKQDMLDCPSTTPGVIGRMVLEIFLFRSLFRNTQADVYDGPKLRYGSSKYLWLFALLFHYSFLVILVRHLRLFADPIPFFVNILEFADGFLQIGAPHIYQSDLVIIGAIALLFLRRILLTNVRYISLPADYFPLFLIFAIAVTGMLMRYVTRVDVVNIKTLAVGLATFKPVIAGDLGMMFYIHIFLVSTLLVYFPFSKLMHLGGVFMSPTRNLANNSRMVRHINPWNDPNLKPHSYASYEDEYREFMVDAGIPVDKELPAETPAAEEA